The genomic region GGGTGACAGTGattacaaggacccaaaattattttttaaaatttaactcgaacaaatatattcgattcgaattCTATCTCACtcaactcgattcgagaaaattttaaatcaaattaggatgataaaatatgattcgtcagctcgattaactcgaaattttttcattcgattcggttcgattcgatcgaacgctcacctCTAACGATTGGCATGCCTAATGCGCCGTAAACTAACTAAAATTTTGACTAAAGCaaatgcacctatcaattaatagtatagctgcAGTGAGCACATATATCATTCCtacgaagactaaaagtactagtaattaccatctttctattatttaattgataaatttaggtgattgattaaaaactaaaattaactaatttaattaactaatgGACACGacaaagaataaatcaagaaataAACGATTGACAACCAAGAAGCAAAACAATATCCAGGAAAAAATTCGCCTAGATTTCATCtatcattatcaatctaaatcacgcaatttctttacttagtatcttgattcgtataaatccctaaattatgctaatatctctttcgagagtaagagcaactgactcttggttgatttattgaaatttatttctaattaaaacgcctattgtcgcattaactcaatctatggattcacCTATTAGATTTGGCtttaatctggtagatttatgtcatcctatatctaagattgcatgcaactccacccaATTACGTAAGATATACTCGtacacagggtctattcctcctccaaTTTAAACACATCAAATATGGatcaataatctagaaatatcaaaccaagaattaagcatacataattgagaacaagatctaagtatttagtacgtaaaataaaaatcaaatggaaaatttcatcatagggttcatctccctaggtatttagaaaattagttcatgcttacAAATAAAAACATCTAAAACACAGTATaacagaaaaaataaagaaactcaaGATAATCTCTTCAAGAATTAAAtgggaatcttcaatcttgacaaAAATCTATTTCATAAtcggcttcaatggtgttttttgagttgttttcttaaatattttatgATGGTTCTCTCTTATCTTCTTATTTTTACCATATATATGTCTTAAAGTgcccgaaaaacctaaaaatcatgTTTTTCTACTGTTTAGATTACAAATTTGTGCAACCGACGCGGCCTACCATTACCACATTGCCATGTGGTAGTCCGTGTGGGTCACGCGACCGTGTGGAATAGGTCAGCCTCTATAGCTCTTGTAACATGATCTGATTTTCACTCTTTTTTAGCTCATTTTTCCCCCAAGTGCTTTATTAAGCATAAAAACATGattttaaaagattaggagcataaaGTTCACTATTAATGTTGAATAATCACCCAAAATCGCATTAAGAATGACattaaaatatgtgaaattttggCACTTATCAATGCCAATAGGGATTAGATATGGAGTTCTATTATGGCAGGATTTTTGTTCCATCTAGAGTTCTATTGCCTTCAGACTTTGCAccttttatgtgttctttatgtTGCCTTTGAGCTTAACACTTTGGTGATCTTTGATGTGTTCTGGAGTCTTAGCACTTCGGTGCTCTCTAGTGTGTTTAGGGGAATGTGTTGTAATGCCTGAAGGCAAAACACTTATGTGCTATTGGATGTGTTATAGAGGAGCCTTATGTATTAAAGTCTCTTTTTTAGAGTTTACTAAaggaaaaacaaatttaaaatcttAATGATAAGATTCTGATGCATGCACAAATAGGGTAAATTTTCTTAAATTTCATTCACCGAAGCTATCAATTTTCAAGTTTGGAAAATCAGCTAACTTACGATGACTTTTTGATGACATCTAGGAATTTTTGGGTTGAGATATCTTCATAACATTTGAATATCTATCTTTTATCTTCAAATGCACTTTGAATTACTCGATTTCGGTTTGAATTATTCGATTTCGAGTtcgggagctcaagttatgattGTTTTAGTGAAAACTGCGTGAGCAAAATTTCTAAACGGGATTATTACGACAATTATGaatttcaagcttttaattcgagtttaaatttaTTGGGTTCAGTTTTTAGgcttacttttattatatatgatctcaatattgtatttattgggttttattattttattatttatttattctaaattttagatatattttaagtattttaagttgtttAGGAGTTCTATGTTTCTTAGTaaataagaaagtttagtttaaaactatttcttatttaaattaattagggTTTCAATATAGTTTAGAGTTTTATTTGGATGTACCTAATTAGCCTATATAAAGGTCTATTCATTACTCATTAGAGACACAATTGttttcattaataaagttttcaactcTAGAAGTTAGTTGTTTTGTGCAAGATTTCTTTCTTGTGATTTTAGTAGTTTTCTTCTTGCTTTTCTTCAAAGAGTCATGAGAATTCATTCTTCATCCTTCAATTTTCCAAGGAATTATTTCTTAGAGGGTTGATTAGAGTCATTAATTGAGTTTGTTAGGGTTTATACCTCAAAGGGTTCAATTGAACACTTATCCATGTATCCATCATATCCATCGGTTCATTCGGTCCATCTTCCACTTTTTTATTCTATCTTTTCTTATTTTTAGATCAGATTCAAATCTGTCTTTCTGGACTCAAACAACTTGAACATGATTTTGAACacggttttttatttttattttttagaggTTGTTTAAGTAAAATAGATAAAAACACTTTATTTAGCATAAGGAAACAACTTGAAAATGCCCAAATCTGatacaaaatgataaaaaaataataataataaaagaaccaAGATCGTATTCAAGTTGTTTGACTCAAGAAAAAAAAGATTCGGATTTGACTTGAAAAGAAGAAACCAAACAGATTTAAGAAaacaagaaaacaaagaaaataaaaaaaataagaaatttaagaataaagaataaatattcaaaataataatgatCATCGATAAAagtaatatattataaatattcaaaataataatgataattgataaaagtaatatattttaatcttgTTATTAAAGCGTTTTTAGATGATTATTTATGCAAATTGGTGAATTTTATACTCCTAATCTTCTAAATTCATATttatatacttaggagagcattttgaAGCAAAAGGAGCGAAAAACGAGTGAAAATTGGACAAATAGAGCAGATTTCAGGAGCCAAACGGGCTAGGCCTTCCCACACGTActggacacacggtcatgtgccaTACCGTGTCAATTTCGCAACTTGCGTCCCAAACATTCAGAAAAATGCAATTTTTCGACTTTTGGggtattctaaagtctataaataccaaatagaataagagaatagagagcgatcagagaatattgaagaaaacaactAAAAGAACACCATTGGAGCCAACTCTGAAGTAGATTTCCATCAAAATTGAAgacctccttttaatttcttttgaagtttttatgagttttttTATTTCCTGTGGTTATTCTGTCTTTAAGATGTTTTTATTCACAATTATGAACTAAtttcctagatacctagggaagatgaacccTATGGtgaattctattatttgatttctgttttacacgataaatacttgattcttgttcttagTTATGTATGCTTatctcttgttttaatatttccgggatattaattcatgtttaatgtgcttaaattAGAGGAGGAAAAATCCTAGTTTAAGAGtatatctagcataattgagtggagttgcatgcagtcctagaaataggacgacataaatctaccggattagagtcaaatctaataggggaatccatagatcgagttaatgcgacaataagggttttaattagaaagaaatttcaattaattaacctaaagtcagttgctcttagtctcgaaagagatattagcataatttagggatttctacggatcaagatactgagtgaataaatcgtttaattcagattcataatgatagatgaagtctaagtggattctttcctgggtattgtctcgcTTATTggttattattcaattattttcctAATTTATTCTCTATTGAATTCATTAGTTAAATTAATTTAGTAATCTTAGTTTAAATCAATCACTTTAAATTGTCAGTTAAATAATAGGAaaacggtaattactagtacttttagtccttgtggatacgaaaTATCTACTCACTGTAGCTATACTATttatcgataggtgcacttgcctttttcGTATTTTTAGCTAGTCATGTGATACATCAAATAACTAAATAAAGAAAAGATAGAATGAAAAAAGTGGAAGATGGATCGAATAAACCGATGGATATGATGGATAAGTGTCCAATTGAACCCTTTAAGGCATAAACCTCAACAAACTCAATGAATGACTTTAATCAACCCTCCAAGAAATAATTCATTGGCAAATTGAAAGATGAAAAATGAATTCTTACGACTCCTTTAAGAAAATTAAGAAGAAAATtacttctaaaaaaaaaaatcttgcaCAAAATAACTAACTTCCAaagttgaaaactttattaataaaaataattgtcTCTAATGAATAATGAAGAGACATATTTATTGGCTAACTAAGTACATCCAAATAAAACTCTCAACTATACTAatactctaattaatctaaacaaaaatagttttaaattaaattttgttattgaCTAAGAAATATAAAGCTCCTaaacaacttaaaatacttaaaaatatccaaattttgaaacaaataaataataaaataataagacctaataaatacaatattgggctcatatataataaacattAAGCCACAAAATCTAACCCAATATAatttaaacttgaattaaaaTCTCAAATATAATCCCGTCTAAAAATTTTGCTCATGCAGTCTTCACTAAAACGACTATAACTTAAGCTCTCGAACTAAAAAATCAATTGATTCAAAGTGAATTTCGAAGATAAGAAATAGATCAAACTCTATGAAGACAAATCAACCCAAAAATTCCTAGATCCATTCAAAAAGTCATCACAAATCGACTAATTTTTCGAACTTAAAAATTGACAACTTTAGTTaatagaatttaataaatttcactttATCTTACCAGAATTTGATCATTGAatataatttgaaataaaattaaatatatgcttgagctaaaaattaaatatgtcgTGATATTAAGTTCTCAGAATTTGTGGCACCAATGAAATTTTGGATAATCCAATAAAGTTAAATGATTATGTGTTTGACAAGGTTAAGTTGtgagtcataaaacataatatcGAGATTAAAACTTATGATTTTGTATGCCCTTAATAGATAAATGAGCAAAGAAATATATGACTCGCATAATGAACTAAGGACCATACGTGGAACTCACGCGCAAATATTTTTGGAGGCGAAGGCTATAAAGGCAATCaaatttggattaaattatatTGGTACCCTCAATGAGAATCACGAATATGAATTCGCTTACAACCTTTAAAAGTGAtatgagtaaaaaaaaattatgagtaaATTTTGTTATAGATATACTAACCCCCTCAACACTAAAAGTGATATAAGTTAGACTATCATTGTATATTTATTGAGTACATTAAGCTTACGCAATAGTGATATAAAGCATGTAGAGTAAAGATATTGTCGGGAAGCTTGGACCTCGGCTTGGGCGCATTCCACTGTGGTTTGAGGTTTTAGGGTGGATTGGACCTATATTTGTTGTAGATTGTTCATGaattatgacatgtatacaagGATTTAAATTGAGTATGAGATAcataaatttgatttgtaattccAACTTCTTTCGAGTTATCATAAGTGTTTGATTTGCCATTTAGTTTAAATATGATGTGATGTGTGTTTTAAGCTAAAAGAGTCTTAAAATTCATGATTAAATGAACAAATAAAATTTAttgaagaaaattttcaaaccatAGACTTGTCAAGAGAGAATTTTAAGCATCTGAATGTTAGAATAAATTctgatataattttattattagcaATCAACCTCTTGAGCTAACATAAGTTTACTTGtttgaataaaaaatttataagctAAGTAAATTAAAACAAGCACTCTAAATAAAGAAAGATTCTTAATCTCTCTCTAAATacttttaatttaagaaaaactcTTAAAGCTTATctttctaaaaataataattaaataattaaccaATAATATTGGAAGTCATAGCAATCCTAGTCTACATGCTAAAACCAAACATGTAGAGATGGAAGATTCATATTTTGTATGTGAGAGGGTGATGCCTTCTAATGCTCACTAAGCCTCTTACCTCTGCATTCTTGACTGTTCTACGACAGCGCTGTGCACTTACTAAGGATGAAGTTCAACAACAGTAAAAGAATAAGAAATGCAAGGTGAATGTTAGCAGTTAGCCCAACCTTGAATTTATGTCagcattgtaaaaccattaggtTGAAGCTTATGGCATAGCGATTGTTGCACATATAAACATGTTCTCTTCACTGACTCCTTGTATTCTTTCTCAAGTTATGAGATATTCTATTTTGTCTTTCATGTCTGGACATTTAGCAGTGACAAGGTTTTACATCTTTTCAGGTTGTGAAACTAACAAAGAACTATGGTCCTCGATATCACATCACTAATACCCAAAACCaactttaatatttaaaatatcacTATCCACATCAACTTATAAAATATTATTCCTTTCAATCCATTAAACCTCATACATCTTACATGGTATCAATAAGCATATCTGAATATAACATAATCACATTTATGAGATGCTAGTTAGTCAATGAAACAATGTCTGCTTTAATTTAACGGACAATATGTCACTTGCTGTTATACCATTAATCAAAACAACTCCTAGGATGGGAATTCATAGGATATGCCCGTTTCACCTTTATCTTGCCTGAACCAGACCTTGCTTCCAGTAAAACTAACAAATAACTTTTACTTCACTGTAGACTTCAAAAATGGATTACTAGGTCGCTGACATTGTTTCCCTGTTACTTCTCCTACAACCTTCTTTGCTTCCTCATTTGAGGACTTATTTGATGGACCTTCGAACTGAGATCGCGTCGCTTCTTCAACCTTCTTTCCTTCCTGAATATTAGGTAACTTTGAAAATGGATTCGAAGGGCATCGAGTTTCTAAGTTCTTCACCTCTTTCACGCTACTCACATGGCTAGATCCACCATTCTTCTCTGCGTCCTTAACCTCCTTGCTGTCCGCTAGATTTCTACTTTGATCACTGTCTGTTTTTTGCTTTCCAAATTTAACTCTATCCAAAGATTTTACTTTCTTTGTAAACAGAGGAGCTGATAGTTTAGCTGAAGATGATGAAACAATTGGTTCCGAAGTTTCACTTCTTTTGGTTGCAGGATCATGTTTTGAACCGAGAGTAGTGGTGTTTGAAACCTCAGCTTTATTTCTCAATCTTTCCTGTTCATGGAGAGGGCAAAAACAAAATTATTAGAATCCAAAGCTAGCACTTTAGAAGTAGGACCTGTTTAGATGTCAAGGGCTGGCTAACCTCCAGTATATCATTGAATCGTTCGGCCAAAATAGGAAGCTTCAAAGCAGTGGCAAGTTGTATTGCACCTCTAACCGATTTCTCAATAGATAAAAGCTTCACGAGTTCAATGGCTCTCACAAGTTTGTCACCTGCAAGAACAGCCAGAAACAAGCTTAACGGGATAGGATAAGTCAGAGACAATGCACAGCCATGAAAGGTCTAAATGAGTTGCAAAGACTCACTGTTGCAGCAGGATGCGATGAGCCGGAAGATGCATCGATCTTGTGCTGCCTCTATATCAAAAGCCTCGTCATCAAGACTACTAGTATCCAAGCCCTCACCAGCTGTAACTTCTATTCTGTTTTGAATCTGCAGGTTTATGGATAAAACATATTAGCTACCGAACAGCACCCTAATCGAAATGTTGGGAATGTTCCATATAAGTAAACACAGGAAAAATCTTAAGCAACTCAAGCACTGTACTGAAAGGACCGACTTTCTGAATGTGATAAACCTTGAAAAGCATAAATACAGAAATAAAAAAAGGGATGGTACCTGTGAGAGATTCAGGTTGTTCACCATAAACTCGTTTTCAAGGGCTTCTTCCCCAAGATCAGAGGATGCAAGAGGAAATGACAGGTTTAACAGGGTAAGAACCGGTTTAGGGAGCACCTGAAAAAGGAGAGAATGGCCATAAACCACTGGCTTAAAGTTTAAACATAGAGTGGAGATAAGAATTATGTACCTGTGGGAATGTATCTGGATTCTTACAAACAACGCAAAACAACTTGCTTGCGTTCAACCCGACCACCCAATAATTCTCACCAGATTTCCTCTCTTTGCTGGCACTGCAGAGAACAATGCACATTTATTGCATAAATActgcaaattttaaaataatatgcaATATTAATCAAAAGAATTATTCTGTATCTTTGAAAGAAGAATATAAAACCTGAAAAGAGGAAGCCAAGTGCCACCATATTGGCTTGTGAAAACCCTTAGGATACCctgcaatttttttctttttcataagaTTCAATATCCAAAAGAAATATAGTTAATTATGGTAACTTGAAAACAGGATTCAGAAATACCTTAGAATCATAAGAGGTTATCTGGCCTTCTTCACTAAACCCAAACCATGTTAAATACGAACCAGGAGTTAACGGAAGACGACCTTTGAAGACTTGGGTTCCTTTTGAAATATTGAATAATGTAAACTCTAGCATCTGCATGTTTAGATAGAGTCTTATAGTATGAAGTCACAAGCTAAAAGGATTCACATGTATGGTCATCAAGGTTCCCGTATCAACTTGGATATTACCTATGTTGCTCCACTTAGTTTTCCTTTAAGTACCTATGTCCAACACTCATATCCAACATGTATACAAGGATATTGCCCTCCAAAGATCATCCAAATACATTGAACATACATGTGTTGAGACATACCGATACTCAAATCCTAGTCCGAGTAACATAGGATATTAATATGTTGAAGCTAGGTGAACCATTGAGTCATGCATTAAGTCAAAAGTCATAGTAATATTAACATACCTGCTCATTAGAAGGAAGACAATCAGAAACATGGGTGACAATGGCTAACTCATTACTGATCCCTGCTGCAGTCACCACAGGCCCATTAAGTGAAAGAATATGTTTCTGCAATAAAAGATcagtaaagaaaaagaaatgagcaTAGGCATAAATCCAAAAACCTTGGTTATTAAGATGAGTTACAAGCATAAGCAATGAAGCAGATATAGGTTGCCTCCAATCTGCTGTCATTTAACCTATATTCATCTCTTAGCTGGTTTCTAGCAATTGCAAACCAACACAAATTTTGCCACGAGGAATTGGCATATAGTTGGATATTAACGTGAAACGGTAAAAACCTATATTGTTCTTACTAAGCATGAGCATCAAACACAGATATCTGTTTAACACGTTCGAgttctacataaattttcatgtatttggTGAGTCATTTGAGGATAATATTAAACACAACCTTTATTTTTGTTAAATCTAGATGACATTACTTGATTTTGGCCATCTTTGACATGCAAATAAAAAACTAATTATGCAATGATGATTCCCAAGAAATGACCATTCACAAGAACTATAACAAAGTgaaacatcttgaacactgcaaTTGTATCATGAACAATAAAGTAAACAGTATTAAGTAATAAACCTGCAAACCACCATTGGTGAAGATTCGAAGAAAATTAAGACTTGTAACTGCAGCTACCCAAGTGGAACCAAGTGCGACTGCTTTTACTTCTTCACCTTCGAACCGCATGTACCACTGAGCTCACAATAACAtgtacccaaaaaaaaaaaccaccacTTTGTGAAATGTCACATCAAATGCACCAATGTTAACATTTACAAGACCAGCATGTGTATGTCCAGAACAATGCATAGACGTAAGGAATGAGTTTttctttttaaggcaacagcTCTAACCTCACTGTTATTTGCCCAACTGCGAAATGGTCGATACATAAGAGTACTCATGTTCTTCTCACCCTTGCGTGGATTTGCAAAAACACTACCATTTTCATTTAGTGATGCCATTGTGAAACCATAATGATCAGTCATTGGTGGAACTCGTGGACCCATGCTAGTATCATGAAAATCTATCTGTGCGTCAGACAAGCACTTAATATCAGCCCATAACGATGAAAaaacatgtttttatttttatgcttgtaaacccgatttttagtaaaataacaaaattaatgcCTAATCACCCATCCTCAAACCAGTTACtgcacaaaagaaaaaaaaatggtcattAGGAAGTAAAGGATTGAACGAAACATACAACATTAGTACCTCTATATGGGAATATTCATCATGTTTGATTGTAGTTATACTTCCAAGCATATTGTAGCACAAAAAATGCCTTTTTCCAGGATGCGGTGGTGTTGAACCAGGCTGAAAAGCCTCCTGCATTTTTGGTCTAAATGCCATCATGGCTTTTAACGCATCTTTGTCTTTATCTGAATTTTCCTTGTTAACACGAGGCACTTTTCTCTGAGGTTCAGTTTTCCGAACCAAGTTTAACTCATCATAAACATCTTCATGCTGATCATCATCAATTACAGACTGCTTCCGCAATCTTTTTCTGCTAGGAGGCTCAGACTCACCATGGCTATCCTCACCAAGATCACTTAAACTACCTGACATGCTGAGGTCCTGATCCTCCTCATCGAAAAACAGGAGGCCATTACTGTTCCGTGTCTGAGAATTCGGAATGTCTTCAGTAGGAGACTTCATTGAGGACGGAACAACTGATTCCCACACTCCATACTTTCCCATGACATCAATGACAGCCAGAGCATTTCCAATTGGCTTCCATGCCATACAACATATTCTCTCATCAAAATTCTGCCTATCAATATCCTGCTTCCTCTTGACATCCCAGATCAAAACTTGCTTATCCAAGCTAGAAGTGGCCATGTATCTCCCATTAGGTGACCACGACATGAAACATATTGGCTGCATGTGATCGCCTCTCAAAGTAAACAACTTTTCAGCCGTATCTCTATCATACATCACTATGTCATTTTTCATACCCGGGACTGCTAAAGTCTCCCCATCAGGACTCCAGCTAAGTACATTTAAAACAGAAGTATCCGAGCCAGTATCAGGAGCTACACCATTGAGGGTATATAATGTTCTTCCGGATTGAAGTTCCCAATATATGACAGTCCCAATTGAATCAATTGATGCCAAGTATTCACCATTAGGATCGAAAGCTAAACCTGTGACAGGCCCTCTATGCCCTTTAAGAACCCTAGCAATTGAGCCATCAATTGTATTAATAAGTTTAATGCCCTCATCATCACCAGCAGCTGCCAGCATACTCCCTGACTTATTAAAAGAAAGTGCACGAATAGGCAGCGTGAACCTGGTAATATTAGTCTCAAATTCCCCACCTAAAAAAAAGAACCATTAGACCTTGCTCTTCATGTTTTCATTAAACTGCAGCAAGAGAAGTAGAAACGGGAAAGAATAAAGAGCGTTACATTAAATTGCAGTATTTCAAGTTTCTCACATGTTATCAACgaaaatttacagatcaaatCGAATATTTCGTAATTCTAACAAATACCCAgataagagagagagagagagagagagagaaccaAAAATATGCTGAACGTcacaaaattaaacaaaaaaaaaagactacCTGGGAATTTATAGAGCTTAACAGAATGATCAATAGATCCGGAAGCAAGACAAGTAGAATTGGGACTAACTGCCAAGGCAGTGACCCCATCTCGGTGGTGGCGAAGAACCCGAGGCGGACTCGAATGAAGAAGCGGATCGTGAATAGAGATAGAGGGTTGCGATGATGACGCAGTGACCAAGTGGTGGGCTTGGAGATCCCACAAGATGGAGCAGAAAGAAGCATTGGAACTTACCTCATGGGCTTCCCTTAGCTTCACTGATTTGATTTTCATGGCGTAGGCTTTGGGGCGGCGCTGGAAATGGAGAGATATTTGGTGTGTGTTTTAAGTCTTTTGCCTTGCTTTAGGTGGGTGCTTTAGTTTACGGTGAACTCAAGTGGGTATGGTTTTTGGCGGGAAATGAGGCCATGAATTTTGGGTTTCGCGGGTAGGAAAGGAAACTTGGAGggaaataattcaattaaaaggAAACGATTTGCTTTCCGTTCAGGCATCGGCCTGCCAGACTGTCGTATGGTTCCATGGCTCATGGACCTCACTTTGCATTGGATTCTAGCAAATATGACACCCTTGTCCCAACACGGAATCTTTCATCCCGTTGGCAATTGACTGTTTGTTAGTTGTTGTGGTTGATTtgattatttaattctattaatagtttatttaaaagtatttcataaaacttaattaataattgaaaattaatgtataaaattataaataagagCATCtgacattttattattaaatatttatttgtttataatattttagtatttattaagtgaaattattaaaataaaatattattattaaggaATTAAAATATCTATTATGGAAATTAATTTGTGAATATTTTTACATTTACTTGAGACTTTAGAGGTGAAagtgaaaatgagagaatgaatacTACTAATATTTTGGCACCCCTATTAGATTTGATAGCATGTGGCAAATTGAGTAATTTTTGAGCAAGCATAATTAGATATGTCATTTTACATATTGCATACCCAATCAGTTGTGAAAAAAGTTATCCATTCCAGCGTTTTTTATTTTGCAAGTTTTAGCTCAACAAGCTCTTATAATCATCTATTTACCAAACACTACAATTAAAGGGTTTAACTACTTAATCCTTCATTTGTACCTAAATCAACTAAAAAATGTCCAAAACTCTATTTACCAAACACCCTCTTTATCCTTAACTTGTGTCcttttcgaatcgaatcaaatttATATTTACATAGAGAGAATTAAGTTTAATTTGATTCAAAAG from Gossypium arboreum isolate Shixiya-1 chromosome 1, ASM2569848v2, whole genome shotgun sequence harbors:
- the LOC108470434 gene encoding protein ENHANCER OF LHP1 1; the protein is MKIKSVKLREAHEVSSNASFCSILWDLQAHHLVTASSSQPSISIHDPLLHSSPPRVLRHHRDGVTALAVSPNSTCLASGSIDHSVKLYKFPGGEFETNITRFTLPIRALSFNKSGSMLAAAGDDEGIKLINTIDGSIARVLKGHRGPVTGLAFDPNGEYLASIDSIGTVIYWELQSGRTLYTLNGVAPDTGSDTSVLNVLSWSPDGETLAVPGMKNDIVMYDRDTAEKLFTLRGDHMQPICFMSWSPNGRYMATSSLDKQVLIWDVKRKQDIDRQNFDERICCMAWKPIGNALAVIDVMGKYGVWESVVPSSMKSPTEDIPNSQTRNSNGLLFFDEEDQDLSMSGSLSDLGEDSHGESEPPSRKRLRKQSVIDDDQHEDVYDELNLVRKTEPQRKVPRVNKENSDKDKDALKAMMAFRPKMQEAFQPGSTPPHPGKRHFLCYNMLGSITTIKHDEYSHIEIDFHDTSMGPRVPPMTDHYGFTMASLNENGSVFANPRKGEKNMSTLMYRPFRSWANNSEWYMRFEGEEVKAVALGSTWVAAVTSLNFLRIFTNGGLQKHILSLNGPVVTAAGISNELAIVTHVSDCLPSNEQMLEFTLFNISKGTQVFKGRLPLTPGSYLTWFGFSEEGQITSYDSKGILRVFTSQYGGTWLPLFSASKERKSGENYWVVGLNASKLFCVVCKNPDTFPQVLPKPVLTLLNLSFPLASSDLGEEALENEFMVNNLNLSQIQNRIEVTAGEGLDTSSLDDEAFDIEAAQDRCIFRLIASCCNSDKLVRAIELVKLLSIEKSVRGAIQLATALKLPILAERFNDILEERLRNKAEVSNTTTLGSKHDPATKRSETSEPIVSSSSAKLSAPLFTKKVKSLDRVKFGKQKTDSDQSRNLADSKEVKDAEKNGGSSHVSSVKEVKNLETRCPSNPFSKLPNIQEGKKVEEATRSQFEGPSNKSSNEEAKKVVGEVTGKQCQRPSNPFLKSTVK